The proteins below are encoded in one region of Populus alba chromosome 2, ASM523922v2, whole genome shotgun sequence:
- the LOC118042154 gene encoding uncharacterized protein, with translation MAEEEVLIEVEAVLAVYGDDCVILDSFPPHLHLHIKPRTADISSQQFVEAVIGIRAGPQYPSKPPCIDLIESKGLDGERQKQLITGIQEKACELSSCLMLVALCEEAVEKLTVMNHPDGDCPLCMYPFVPEDEQDEALPFMKLMSCFHCFHCECIVRWWNWIQKEKESNTSTSSSTTLLQIREMGNQNGLSDVHEIVEERMGDCPVCRKVFHVKDFEHVLDLVGTQASQSDSEAEIKYEEKLLHSDSENFRRQKFEAILKLQQENSGLIEPKRDIVVVPGIYLPQRATPAAQTVNKETAEHQGTEARPSTETNLDSSLNRPRPRESRNSGRRQGLRNSRRPVSQWVRKENGTAD, from the exons atggcCGAAGAAGAAGTTTTAATAGAAGTAGAAGCGGTGCTAGCCGTGTATGGGGACGATTGTGTGATTCTTGATTCTTTCCCTCCTCATCTTCACCTCCACATCAAGCCCAGAACCGCCGATATCTCCTCCCAACAG TTCGTGGAAGCAGTAATTGGGATACGAGCAGGTCCTCAG TACCCAAGCAAACCACCATGCATTGATCTCATAGAATCCAAGGGTCTTGATGGAGAAAGGCAAAAGCAATTGATAACTGGCATACAAGAGAAAGCATGTGAACTGTCCTCTTGTCTAATGCTTGTAGCACTTTGTGAG GAAGCGGTGGAGAAGCTCACTGTTATGAATCACCCGGATGGTGATTGTCCATTGTGTATGTACCCCTTTGTCCCAGAAGATGAACAGGATGAAGCCTTGCCATTTATGAAGTTGATGTCTTGTTTCCATTGTTTTCACTG TGAATGCATTGTAAGGTGGTGGAATTGGATccaaaaggagaaagaaagcaACACTAGCACCTCATCTTCCACAACTTTACTGCAAATCAGAGAGATGGGGAATCAGAATG GGTTATCAGATGTGCATGAAATAGTGGAAGAAAGAATGGGGGACTGTCCAGTTTGTAGAAAGGTTTTCCATGTCAAGGATTTTGAACATGTGCTTGACCTGGTTGGAACTCAAGCTTCTCAATCG GATTCTGAAGCAGAGATCAAATACGAGGAGAAGCTCCTTCATTCTGATTCAGAGAACTTCAGAAGACAGAAATTTGAGGCCATATTGAAATTACAGCAGGAAAACAGCGGCTTAATTGAACCAAAAAGAGATATAGTGGTTGTGCCTGGTATATATCTTCCGCAACGAGCCACACCAGCTGCACAGACAGTGAACAAAGAAACCGCTGAGCATCAAGGAACAGAAGCCAGACCCTCCACGGAAACAAATTTGGATAGTTCTTTAAATAGACCTCGTCCCAGAGAATCCAGGAACTCAGGCAGGAGGCAGGGATTGCGAAATTCAAGAAGACCAGTCAGTCAGTGGGTCAGAAAAGAGAATGGTACTGCAGATTAA
- the LOC118042155 gene encoding uncharacterized protein isoform X1 translates to MAADSEKDASEGLGGAQNTGEEDHEPGSSRKLTKAERIRKQECQRESNARKKQRIESNVKEAETLKETCAYLKGQVDLLEKQTKEARDRTSLKQAQELESIPEELEKAGNSIEKQTAQMFELYELIKGLKHSAGRRECWGSTSSNTEVLEEVPNPMASAMRWNGPVMSGSFKPCQSLPDECNQLAYNQLKELYIASEVRHAQEKAALIERHAKEMAATEARHSHHLEMAATEARHAHPLEMAATEARHAHHLEMAATEARHSHHLEMAATEARHAHPLEMAATEARHSHHLEMAATEARHAHHLEMAATEARHAHPLEMAAVRTEYGQQENEGQALAGASPGSDYVDQFLNYN, encoded by the exons ATGGCAGCCGATTCAGAGAAGGATGCTTCCGAAGGGCTTGGAG GTGCTCAGAACACAGGCGAGGAAGATCATGAACCTggaagttctaggaaattaacTAAAGCTGAGAGAATAAGGAAACAAGAATGCCAGAGGGAATCTAATGCTAGAAAGAAG CAAAGGATTGAAAGCAACGTGAAAGAGGCGGAAACTCTCAAAGAAACGTGTGCCTACCTCAAAGGACAGGTAGATCTGCTTGAAAAACAAACGAAGGAAGCTAGAGATCGAACTAGTTTGAAACAAGCACAGGAGTTGGAATCCATTCCGGAGGAACTTGAAAAAGCTGGAAACagcattgaaaaacaaactgCTCAAATGTTCGAGCTTTACGAGCTAATCAAAGGG CTGAAACACTCTGCAGGTAGAAGGGAGTGTTGGGGAAGCACGTCCTCCAACACAGAGGTGCTAGAAGAGGTTCCTAACCCAATGGCATCGGCCATGAGGTGGAATGGCCCGGTAATGTCAGGCTCATTTAAACCATGTCAATCACTCCCTGATGAGTGCAACCAGCTG GCCTACAACCAGCTCAAGGAGCTCTACATTGCCTCTGAAGTACGTCACGCGCAGGAGAAAGCTGCCTTAATTGAACGCCACGCAAAGGAGATGGCTGCCACAGAAGCACGTCATTCTCATCATCTGGAGATGGCTGCCACAGAAGCACGCCATGCTCATCCTCTGGAGATGGCTGCCACAGAAGCACGCCATGCTCATCATCTGGAGATGGCTGCCACAGAAGCACGCCATTCTCATCATCTGGAGATGGCTGCCACAGAAGCACGCCATGCTCATCCTCTGGAGATGGCTGCCACAGAAGCACGCCATTCTCATCATCTGGAGATGGCTGCCACAGAAGCACGCCATGCTCATCATCTGGAGATGGCTGCCACAGAAGCACGCCATGCTCATCCTCTGGAGATGGCTGCAGTCAGGACAGAGTACGGCCAACAG GAGAACGAGGGGCAGGCGCTTGCAGGAGCCTCACCAGGCTCGGATTATGTTGATCAGTTCTTGAATTATAATTAG
- the LOC118042155 gene encoding uncharacterized protein isoform X2, giving the protein MAADSEKDASEGLGGAQNTGEEDHEPGSSRKLTKAERIRKQECQRESNARKKQRIESNVKEAETLKETCAYLKGQVDLLEKQTKEARDRTSLKQAQELESIPEELEKAGNSIEKQTAQMFELYELIKGLKHSAGRRECWGSTSSNTEVLEEVPNPMASAMRWNGPVMSGSFKPCQSLPDECNQLAYNQLKELYIASEVRHAQEKAALIERHAKEMAATEARHSHHLEMAATEARHAHPLEMAATEARHAHHLEMAATEARHSHHLEMAATEARHAHPLEMAATEARHSHHLEMAATEARHAHHLEMAATEARHAHPLEMAAVRTEYGQQAFWN; this is encoded by the exons ATGGCAGCCGATTCAGAGAAGGATGCTTCCGAAGGGCTTGGAG GTGCTCAGAACACAGGCGAGGAAGATCATGAACCTggaagttctaggaaattaacTAAAGCTGAGAGAATAAGGAAACAAGAATGCCAGAGGGAATCTAATGCTAGAAAGAAG CAAAGGATTGAAAGCAACGTGAAAGAGGCGGAAACTCTCAAAGAAACGTGTGCCTACCTCAAAGGACAGGTAGATCTGCTTGAAAAACAAACGAAGGAAGCTAGAGATCGAACTAGTTTGAAACAAGCACAGGAGTTGGAATCCATTCCGGAGGAACTTGAAAAAGCTGGAAACagcattgaaaaacaaactgCTCAAATGTTCGAGCTTTACGAGCTAATCAAAGGG CTGAAACACTCTGCAGGTAGAAGGGAGTGTTGGGGAAGCACGTCCTCCAACACAGAGGTGCTAGAAGAGGTTCCTAACCCAATGGCATCGGCCATGAGGTGGAATGGCCCGGTAATGTCAGGCTCATTTAAACCATGTCAATCACTCCCTGATGAGTGCAACCAGCTG GCCTACAACCAGCTCAAGGAGCTCTACATTGCCTCTGAAGTACGTCACGCGCAGGAGAAAGCTGCCTTAATTGAACGCCACGCAAAGGAGATGGCTGCCACAGAAGCACGTCATTCTCATCATCTGGAGATGGCTGCCACAGAAGCACGCCATGCTCATCCTCTGGAGATGGCTGCCACAGAAGCACGCCATGCTCATCATCTGGAGATGGCTGCCACAGAAGCACGCCATTCTCATCATCTGGAGATGGCTGCCACAGAAGCACGCCATGCTCATCCTCTGGAGATGGCTGCCACAGAAGCACGCCATTCTCATCATCTGGAGATGGCTGCCACAGAAGCACGCCATGCTCATCATCTGGAGATGGCTGCCACAGAAGCACGCCATGCTCATCCTCTGGAGATGGCTGCAGTCAGGACAGAGTACGGCCAACAG GCTTTTTGGAATTGA
- the LOC118042156 gene encoding uncharacterized protein isoform X1: MAADSEKDASEGLGGAPNTGEKDHKPACSTKLTEAQRKRKQECQRNSYARNKQKSKDQDEEVEALRNECAYYQGQADAYKKGIQEELAKVVHSVGEVVNKQTAQIDKLCEPFIKEKHSAGTRGSTSSSTEMLEGAPNQLAFNSLMELYIASETHHAQEKVATEARHAQEMAAIIAHHAQEMANTEARHAQEMDEVRKEYGLDLENEGQALAGASPGSDYGDQFLNYN, from the exons ATGGCGGCCGATTCAGAGAAGGACGCTTCCGAAGGGCTTGGAG GTGCTCCGAACACAGGCGAGAAAGATCATAAACCTGCATGTTCTACGAAATTAACTGAAGCtcagagaaaaaggaaacaagaaTGCCAGAGGAATTCTTATGCTAGAAATAAG CAAAAGTCTAAAGACCAAGACGAAGAGGTGGAAGCTCTCAGAAATGAGTGTGCCTACTACCAAGGGCAGGCAGATGCCTACAAAAAAGGCATTCAGGAGGAACTTGCAAAAGTTGTTCACAGCGTTGGAGAAGTTGTAAACAAACAAACTGCTCAAATTGACAAGCTTTGCGAGCCATTTATCAAAGAG AAACACTCTGCAGGTACAAGGGGAAGCACGTCTTCCAGCACAGAGATGCTAGAAGGGGCTCCTAACCAGCTG GCCTTCAACAGTCTCATGGAGCTTTACATTGCCTCTGAAACACATCACGCACAGGAGAAAGTTGCCACAGAAGCACGCCATGCTCAGGAGATGGCAGCCATAATAGCACACCATGCTCAGGAGATGGCTAACACAGAAGCACGCCATGCTCAGGAGATGGATGAAGTCAGGAAAGAGTACGGCCTAGACTTG GAGAACGAGGGGCAGGCGCTTGCAGGAGCCTCACCAGGCTCGGATTATGGTGATCAGTTCTTGAATTATAATTAG
- the LOC118042156 gene encoding uncharacterized protein isoform X2 — protein MAADSEKDASEGLGGAPNTGEKDHKPACSTKLTEAQRKRKQECQRNSYARNKQKSKDQDEEVEALRNECAYYQGQADAYKKGIQEELAKVVHSVGEVVNKQTAQIDKLCEPFIKEKHSAGTRGSTSSSTEMLEGAPNQLAFNSLMELYIASETHHAQEKVATEARHAQEMAAIIAHHAQEMANTEARHAQEMDEVRKEYGLDLDFWN, from the exons ATGGCGGCCGATTCAGAGAAGGACGCTTCCGAAGGGCTTGGAG GTGCTCCGAACACAGGCGAGAAAGATCATAAACCTGCATGTTCTACGAAATTAACTGAAGCtcagagaaaaaggaaacaagaaTGCCAGAGGAATTCTTATGCTAGAAATAAG CAAAAGTCTAAAGACCAAGACGAAGAGGTGGAAGCTCTCAGAAATGAGTGTGCCTACTACCAAGGGCAGGCAGATGCCTACAAAAAAGGCATTCAGGAGGAACTTGCAAAAGTTGTTCACAGCGTTGGAGAAGTTGTAAACAAACAAACTGCTCAAATTGACAAGCTTTGCGAGCCATTTATCAAAGAG AAACACTCTGCAGGTACAAGGGGAAGCACGTCTTCCAGCACAGAGATGCTAGAAGGGGCTCCTAACCAGCTG GCCTTCAACAGTCTCATGGAGCTTTACATTGCCTCTGAAACACATCACGCACAGGAGAAAGTTGCCACAGAAGCACGCCATGCTCAGGAGATGGCAGCCATAATAGCACACCATGCTCAGGAGATGGCTAACACAGAAGCACGCCATGCTCAGGAGATGGATGAAGTCAGGAAAGAGTACGGCCTAGACTTG GATTTTTGGAATTGA